A stretch of DNA from Oryza brachyantha chromosome 4, ObraRS2, whole genome shotgun sequence:
CATCTTACTCAAAAATATTGTGCAACTATTCAGAATTATAAGTTATGCTTAGAgcgatttataaataaatcagataacaacaaaataattaatgattatgTAAATCTTGAATAAgccgaatggtcaaacgtatgaCCAAAAAACTatggcgtcaaataaaaatggaCGCAGAGAGTACTTGGCtacacaatatttttaagaatacCTTTTTTGATGAATTTGCTAGGCAAGCTGATCATGAGAAAAGCAGTTATAGACAGTAGAAGTGTGCCAATCAACTCCAGTCGAAAACCCAGCCACTCATTAGCTGCATAATTATGAAAGGACATGCGCAGATTCGAATTGATTCTGTCCAAGTTTATTTGGTAAAACTCATCTTCCTTCCTAAAGCACCTTACTGTTGGAGCGCCCAAAAAAGTTTCTGAGAAGTGATCAATAACTGGTGCCCTTGTTACTCCTTGAAGACGAGTTAACTCTCGAGAGGTTGTAATGTAATGATTCTGAAAAACATGAAGAAATGAAAGAAATCATACTTGTTAATATAATGCAATATGGTTGTTATATGATGCTAAGTAGTATGAAATTGTTTCAGTCCTCTGATATGCATGGTTATAGTTGAATCATACCCGGTACCAAATGTTTAAAAGCACTAGTGGAAGTACTGCTATGACTGATGGCCATGCAACCTGACAAGTAACAGCAATGCTGCTTAGTACGGAAATGCACATTGACAGAGCAAAACCAACATAGAATACAAGGGCAGTGTCAATTTTCATTTGGTCTGCTGATgcctgaaaaaaaagagggcaATAATGCTTCAGAAAATGATAGTGTATATGCtgtgaaacaaattaaattctacGTCTGCACAAGACATACCCGGCTTAATATCCTCCCAGAAGGAGTGGTGTCAAAAAATGACATTGGAGCTCGTAGAATGCTGTCAAACATCTTGGTAAAAAAGACCTGGGCTGACTTAAACCCCAAGAATGTCACGAAAAGAGTACTGATTGCGTCGCATGCAATTGAAGCAGCAACTATCGAAACGTAAACACCAAGAAAAACAGAAGTGTCAAATATTGTGCCCCCAGATGTTTCATATGAGAGCCAGTAGTTACTAGCCATACTGGAGCCCTCTGAGAGCACTGTCACAGCTAAAATGACCAGAACTCCCCACCAACCCCAAGCCTCTGTTATGTATAGCTTGTACACTTGCCAACTTACTCGGCCactctccttttcttcctcctGGATCAGTTTGGATGAACCTGCTTCTTTGCTCGGTGCAACACTGGTACCATTACTAGATTTGGACCTGGCAGGTGTTTTTGGTGATGCGGTGGTGGCCTGAGGATACACAGTGGTCTGATCATCAGAGGTTTGTTCTGTTGCCCCTGGCATCTCCATCGAACTATGGTGAGCAGAAACGAGAGCTGAAAAATCCGGGCATGATATCAGTAACTGGCTGTAGCTCCCAGACTGAATGACTACCCCGTCTTTCATTACCTGTTCAAAAACAAGTTAATATTGTTAAATTTGAGTTATATGTAAATGATATCAGTCCATGGTGTATTGTCATCATATCAGAAACATGGCATATGCTGATATCTAAACGAAACTTAAGAACAACCTAAgttagtagtagtatatactgtcaaattaatttttgttctaCCTGGTACTgattaatatgaataaatGATTCACAATATTTCAGAGTTCATTTCTGCAACAAAAACATGCCGACTACCCTATTCCATCCAAATGTAACAAGACAGTTTGAAGATAGAACTTACAAATACTGTATCcacattttttaagaaatccACTTGGTgagtcacaagcaaaacagTCTTCTTCTTAAGTATACCCTTCAGACATTCCTGTAGAAAAAGCTAACAGTTAGAGTACTGCTAAAAAACAGGGTTAACACTAGCTACAGGTCCATATTTGTTTCAGAATTAACTTTCAAGACATCGTACTAATAAGGAAACAATTAAAAAGCAAATAATATTGGGAAAGCAAATAGGCCACTGGTCCATCATGTTGTAAATTAAATTCCACATTAATACACTTTCCAGCCATTCCTACTGAAAACGTACAGGTTGTAATCCAAGGTTCCTTTTAGTTAACGAAATCAAGAGAAAAATCTATTCTGTGCCACTGAGTTTGTCCCAATTCAACATGCCACTGACACTGCcactttataaaatatactgtCGAGTTTAACAATTGTTTTAACAATATATCATTGGcctgggtttttttttcccacaaaTGCCCAACATGCCCTTAAAACAATACAGAACAGTTAATTTATTGTAttataagtttaaaaaataataaataacttttttgtGTATCCTCCTTACACAACACGGAAGTTTGAGTATAAGTTTCATTACTTTTCAATTacttttttgataaaatataatttatctattatgTGCTACAtaggatatttttttgtgtttctaTTATTAATGTAAATCATCTTTTCTATGCTACATAAAGAAAGGTTGATAGATAAGTAAACTAAATGGGATCTGAAATGTTCAAACATAAAGTCATATCGGGCGAGGACAATTGTAAACACATTTTAATCACTACATTCCTTCTAATATTCCATTTTGTCGAAAAATGATAATACCATATTCCTTTTGTTTGTAGAAtgttgaaatttattttagaatttgatAAGAATGTCTCATTCTCCTTGtctttcaaaaaattcgaCCTTCCATATTTGATCTTTTCTCATTTCTATTACCTCTCAACTTTCATTAGATATTTGTAAAgagaaaacctaaaaaatgtcattgacaaacatataattctataaaataccaTTGACGAGTGCAAGTTCTACAAAATAACATCGTACAAATGAATTTGACTAAGAAATGTCTATCTCCGTTAGGATTCCATCAGTAGTCCTCCGTTAACTGCTACAATATGAACAATGTATATAACGTCACGCAATGGATAAAACTCTAAGatgatgacatttcttaggcAAAGTTTTTGTACGATGATATTTCATAGAACTCGCAGTCGTCGATAACATTTCTTAGACCTagggagtgattgtttgggtttttcataaaaaagaaggcatatttgcaaatgagaaataatttatgaataaaacttttatatacgtgttcttagtgaactaaaagccaatgctaataaataaagttcaaataacctcaaaattaactctaaatttaaggttgaaaattcaaattttggcatataagcagaagaaaaggcgaaaagatgggggtgtagacatttgtcaatggcatttctcTGTAAATCTTCATTACAAGTTCCTTCCacgagttaattttaatttggttCTTTTTGCATTTGTTCAGAATTTTAATCAACTCAATAAATAACCAAATAGTAcaagaatataaaatataaattagaatTTACCTTGAAGATAGCTGAACCAGTGTGAGCATCAACTGCACTAAAGATATCATCAAGCAGATATATATCACAATCTTGATAAACTGCTCTAGCAAGCTGGATGCGTTGTTTCTGGCCACCACTGAGGTTGATCCCCCTCTCTCCTATTTCAGTCTTGTCTCCAAATTCCATCATTTCTAAATCTTTCTCTAGGCAACAAGCACGTATCACCTCCATGTATTTCTCTGAATGCATTGGTTGTCCAAATAAAATGTTCTCTTGAATGGTTCCATTCTGGATCCAAGCAGTCTGAGCAACACAAGCCGTGCTTCCACATATGCTAACCTGTATCAAATACAGAACAATTTTACATAGTTATAATCATAttagaaaaaaggaaaatgactGCAAAGGGGATTGACAACAGGGTTTGCCTGCCATCatttgatgatctgtttgacgCGCTCGTCTTCAGTTTTTAGCTAGAGGGTAGTTTATTCATAATTAACATTGATAGACACACCTCAGGTGCCAGAAAGAAATGGCAAGTAAAGAAACAGTGTAAAATTCCGTTGGTACGAAAGTGTACTTACAACTTCTAGTGATACAAATGTAAAATCACAAACTTAGAATGTCAAGGAACCAATTTCTCTTTATATATTGTGGCTGAATCCAAAGAATGCTGAACACAGAAGGCCAAAGGCAAGTTGAGTGGACTAGGAAAGTTCATATCAACCTAATTTCTGGGGAAATAACCCCAAAATCTTCTGTGAGCTTACAAAAGAGAAGCTAAATTAAGGAATATTGTAGATTTAAAGGAAGAATTAACTGTTACAGCAGGGAACTCATTGGGGAGCATCAACTGGATTTTACTGGTTTTCGTAAAACTATCAAAAAAGACTTCACTTCACAGTTTCTTAGCAGAATATAATGGTAAATTTGCGATAAGTACACACACCGTGCCGGAGATCTTGTGCATTTCTCCCATGATGCAGGACAGCAAGGATGACTTGCCGGAGCCCACTGTCCCAACCACCGCCGCTAGCTCACCCTTCCTCACCTCTACCTCGATCCCATTCAGCACCGTGTCCATAGTTGGCGCCTCCTCTCGGCCATTCTCTGCACCATGGCCCTGACGGCCATCATCTGCACTATCGACTGGCACATCCCACGCAAACACTCCATTCTGTACCTTCACGGCTGCTGCATCCTCGGCACTACTATCAATGCGCTCCACAGCCGTGCTGTCAATCTCAGCATCAGACAGGAACTTGTTCAGCCTGCCAAGTGACACAAACGCCTGCATACACATCACGATCGTCTGCGGGAAGTTGTGCATAGGACCCTCGAGCATTGAGAAAAAAGCAGTGGCTGTGAACACCTTGCCAGCGTCTAGCTCTCCTCCGGCAGCAAGGTATGTCCCGAAGACGAGCACGGTCATGGCAAGAGGGCCACTTGAGAACACCACATTGTTGGCGCACATGAAGAGAACGATCTTGGTCAGCCACCCCATCTCAGTCTGCCGGAGTTCTCGCACCTTGCCACCGAACTTCTCCTCCCAGGCCTGCAGCTTGATCACGCGCATGTGGTTCAGCATCTCGGTGATGGCCTTGATGCGACTGTCCCGGACGCCAAGGAACTTGAGCTGATAGGCCAAGTTGAGCTTGTTGGCGAACGCGGTGATCACGGTGACCGCGGTGATCACGGCGAGCGTCATGAGCACGGAGGGGCCGAGGTAGGCGTACAGCAGGACAAGCGCCACCACGATCTGCAGCGGCATCAGCCAAAGTCCGTGGAGCCCGTGCATGGTGTAGGACACCGTCCCGGCGTCCACCTGCATGTAGTTGACGATGGCGCCGGAGCCGTGCGCGCGGCGAGCGCCAGTGGAGAGACGCAGCGACTTGCGGTACAGCGCCGTGAGCAGCGCGCCGCGGATGCGCATCCCCAGCAGCTG
This window harbors:
- the LOC102709921 gene encoding ABC transporter C family member 4-like; translated protein: MVLLLLPRWMATAACSPPPPGGSFADLLAFLFLSPCPQRALLGAVDLAFVVASLVVLIARWRRSRGSGGGGGGTGDGPEREALLRKPPPSARPFRAAVRYALALGASVVFAAASAVLVVLALFLLPSTTWRVGESAFLAVHFVAHAVAAWTVASDRGAAVADGALPGHLRVFWVVTALVGALFSALAAVHWAEGSLLFPDDPLAFAGLALSLPLVYVAITCSSDDVSGTCGGEPANHTHAAAPATPYDAASWLSRATFSWINPLISKGYASDSLAADDIPPVSPGHRAEASYALFESNWPAQGSRHPVGVALWLSFWPRVVLTAALGLVRLGAMYVGPSLINHFVDFILHGGTAWEGLRLVAILFAGKAVQTLASHHYNFQGQLLGMRIRGALLTALYRKSLRLSTGARRAHGSGAIVNYMQVDAGTVSYTMHGLHGLWLMPLQIVVALVLLYAYLGPSVLMTLAVITAVTVITAFANKLNLAYQLKFLGVRDSRIKAITEMLNHMRVIKLQAWEEKFGGKVRELRQTEMGWLTKIVLFMCANNVVFSSGPLAMTVLVFGTYLAAGGELDAGKVFTATAFFSMLEGPMHNFPQTIVMCMQAFVSLGRLNKFLSDAEIDSTAVERIDSSAEDAAAVKVQNGVFAWDVPVDSADDGRQGHGAENGREEAPTMDTVLNGIEVEVRKGELAAVVGTVGSGKSSLLSCIMGEMHKISGTVSICGSTACVAQTAWIQNGTIQENILFGQPMHSEKYMEVIRACCLEKDLEMMEFGDKTEIGERGINLSGGQKQRIQLARAVYQDCDIYLLDDIFSAVDAHTGSAIFKECLKGILKKKTVLLVTHQVDFLKNVDTVFVMKDGVVIQSGSYSQLLISCPDFSALVSAHHSSMEMPGATEQTSDDQTTVYPQATTASPKTPARSKSSNGTSVAPSKEAGSSKLIQEEEKESGRVSWQVYKLYITEAWGWWGVLVILAVTVLSEGSSMASNYWLSYETSGGTIFDTSVFLGVYVSIVAASIACDAISTLFVTFLGFKSAQVFFTKMFDSILRAPMSFFDTTPSGRILSRASADQMKIDTALVFYVGFALSMCISVLSSIAVTCQVAWPSVIAVLPLVLLNIWYRNHYITTSRELTRLQGVTRAPVIDHFSETFLGAPTVRCFRKEDEFYQINLDRINSNLRMSFHNYAANEWLGFRLELIGTLLLSITAFLMISLPSKFIKKEFVGMSLSYGLSLNSLVYYTISISCMLENDMVAVERVNQYSTLPSEAAWEVADCLPSPNWPSKGDIDIKDLKVRYRSNTPLILKGITININSGEKIGLVGRTGSGKSTFVQALFRLVEPAEGHIIIDGVDICTLGLHDLRSRFGVIPQEPVLFEGTIRSNIDPIGQYSEDEIWQALERCQLKDIVAAKPEKLDALVADMGENWSVGQKQLLCFGRVILKRSRILFMDEATASVDSQTDATIQRIIREEFIDCTVISIAHRIPTVMDSDRVLVLDAGLVKEFDAPSKLMGRPSLFGAMVQEYANRSYSTEASD